In a genomic window of Sardina pilchardus chromosome 20, fSarPil1.1, whole genome shotgun sequence:
- the mia2 gene encoding cTAGE family member 5 isoform X6 — protein sequence MAEEVNIHKVATEATDVKGAASIYYTLAVEKVKDVVSSLPDDLKPGPDLYGMPWEAVIFTALLGLFIILLFSCRFYFSVKSRLYARREGKLAQKVAEAIEEKCKVLQEFSEAQKEYDKMKAIAENGGLLADLEEKQKLESMSRQMRETNAQLEKDLERLTESLKTQQAQRMKEEQQLADLQETIKTLENEAKDLKSQMEQAATTLKIHNMNSERLQKKLQASREENVLLNESTQQLSQEAEGWGERLAELEDEMKMCESNHHRMLEDCANKDERIKSLTECLLQMKDWDSELEDEANGDGSSPFTGTENGDETDNHQKQKIQKLIYAAKLNANLRSLEEDKNRVVAKLSDEIKAKEDLQEGIEQLQRQKDQLKAESSTFSSESQKLQQKLTIMTEMYHENELKLHRMLTVEEKERLQKEEKLTKADMKITMAAEELSNYKLRAEELEEELDKTNHAYQNQIASHEKKAHDNWLAARAADRDLADIKRDNAHLRQKLTDYQFKLEVLEKDPFALDAPGRPLFRGERSPFGPSPLGRPASETRAFLSPPTLMDGPPRISPQFPMGPGGRVSRGLVEPPGAGGDFERSGGPHSDSGSLSPTWERERRGPPGPLPPPGHPYPEPGPPFRRPPPGAFPMGPLPPRPPFPPEGLPPHGFGPGPLHPSDRPDSSFAGNSTGISEAESRDASLMSAPGDLRMPPEAEMRMGPPGMGPPGMGPPGMGPPGMGPPGMDLHFQRRGPYGPPDFFPPRGPGGIPLGMRGPPPPGMFPRYPPMGYPPMRPPLDGFPPGPPGPPGPPQRPSPPGSEQPAEQTPPPHDAI from the exons ATGGCTGAAGAAGTAAACATTCATAAAGTCGCTACTGAAGCAACTGACGTGAAGGGAGCTGCCAGCATTTACTACACGCTGGCAGTGGAGAAAGTCAAGGAT GTTGTTTCATCACTCCCTGATGACCTCAAGCCTGGCCCTGACCTGTATGGGATGCCATGGGAGGCAGTCATCTTCACTGCTCTACTGGGTCTGTTCATCATACTGCTCTTCAGTTGCCGCTTCTACTTCTCT GTGAAAAGCAGACTCTATGCAC gaagagaggggaaactGGCTCAGAAAGTAGCAGAGGCAATAGAAGAAAAATGTAAAGTTCTTCAAGAATTTAGCGAGGCTCAAAAAGAg TATGACAAAATGAAAGCTATTGCAGAAAATGGGGGACTATTAGCTGATCTAGAAGAAAAGCAAAAACTTGAG AGCATGTCTCGACAAATGCGAGAGACAAATGCTCAGTTGGAGAAGGACTTGGAGAGACTGACAGAGTCTTTGAAGACTCAACAAGCACAGCGTATGAAGGAGGAGCAACAG CTAGCAGATTTGCAGGAAACCATAAAGACCTTGGAGAATGAAGCTAAAGATCTTAAATCCCAGATGGAACAG GCCGCAACAACATTAAAAATTCACAACATGAACTCAGAGAGACTCCAGAAGAAACTCCAGGCTTCCAGAGAGGAGAATGTTTTGCTGAATGAGAGTACACAACAG CTGTCCCAGGAGGCCGAGGGTTGGGGTGAGCGTCTGGCTGAGCTGGAGGACGAGATGAAGATGTGCGAGAGCAACCATCACCGCATGCTGGAGGACTGTGCCAACAAAGACGAGCGGATCAAG TCCCTCACAGAGTGTTTGCTGCAGATGAAGGACTGGGACTCAGAGCTGGAGGATGAGGCTAATGGTGATGGCAGCTCCCCATTCACGGGAACAGAGAACGGTGATGAGACGG ATAATCACCAGAAGCAGAAAATACAGAAGCTAATCTACGCTGCCAAG TTGAATGCCAACCTGAGGTCCCTAGAGGAAGACAAGAATAGAGTGGTTGCCAAGCTCTCTGATGAAATTAAGGCCAAGGAAGATCTCCAAG AGGGCATCGAGCAGCTGCAGCGGCAGAAGGACCAGCTGAAGGCGGAGAGCTCCACGTTCTCCAGCGAGTCCCAGAAGCTCCAGCAGAAGCTGACCATCATGACGGAGATGTACCACGAGAACGAGCTCAAGCTGCACAG GATGCTGACGGTTGAGGAGAAAGAGCGTctgcagaaggaggagaagcTGACGAAAGCAGATATGAAAATCACAATGGCAGCTGAGGAGCTGAGCAACTACAA ACTTAGAGCTGAGGAGCTGGAAGAGGAACTAGACAAGACAAACCACGCCTACCAAAACCAG ATTGCATCACATGAAAAGAAAGCTCATGACAATTGG CTGGCCGCTCGTGCTGCTGACCGAGACCTAGCGGATATCAAGAGAGATAACGCTCACCTCCGACAGAA GTTGACAGATTATCAGTTTAAGCTGGAGGTCTTGGAGAAGGACCCGTTTGCTCTTGATGCTCCTGGTCGACCATTATTCAGAG GTGAGAGATCACCCTTTGGCCCCTCTCCTCTGGGTCGCCCTGCCTCCGAGACGAGGGCCTTCCTGTCCCCTCCTACCCTGATGGACGGGCCACCGCGAATCTCGCCTCAGTTTCCCATGGGCCCTGGCGGCAGAG TGTCCCGCGGCCTGGTGGAGCCCCCTGGTGCTGGGGGGGACTTTGAGCGCAGTGGCGGCCCCCACTCAGACAGCGGCTCGCTCTCTCCCACCTGGGAGCGGGAGCGCAGGGGCCCCCCtggccctcttcctcctccag GCCACCCATATCCAGAGCCTGGACCACCGTTCCGGAGACCCCCGCCAGGGGCCTTCCCCATGGGCCCGCTCCCTCCCcgaccccccttcccccccgaGGGGCTTCCCCCCCACGGCTTCGGGCCGGGCCCGCTCCACCCCTCCGACAGGCCCG ACTCATCATTTGCAGGCAACAGCACGGGGATCAGTGAAGCTGAAAGCAGAGAT gccAGTCTCATGTCTGCTCCTGGAGATCTGCGGATGCCACCTGAAGCCGAGATGAGGATGGGACCGCCAGGAATGGGCCCGCCGGGAATGGGCCCTCCGGGAATGGGGCCGCCGGGAATGGGACCACCGGGAATGGACCTCCACTTTCAGCGCAGGGGTCCCTACGGACCCCCAGACTTCTTTCCCCCACGAGGACCCGGTGGAATACCCTTAGGAA TGCGAGGCCCACCTCCTCCGGGCATGTTCCCCAGATATCCTCCTATGGGCTACCCTCCGATGAGACCTCCTCTGGACGGCTTCCCCCCCGGCCCCCCTGGACCCCCCGGACCCCCACAGAGGCCCTCACCGCCCGGCAGCGAGCAGCCCGCCGAGCAGACTCCACCTCCCCATGATGCCATATGA